One stretch of Armigeres subalbatus isolate Guangzhou_Male chromosome 2, GZ_Asu_2, whole genome shotgun sequence DNA includes these proteins:
- the LOC134218251 gene encoding NEDD8 → MLIKVKTLTGKEIEIDIEPTDKVDRIKERVEEKEGIPPQQQRLIFSGKQMNDDKTAQDYKVQGGSVLHLVLALRGGSP, encoded by the exons ATGCTGATCAAAGTGAAG ACCCTTACTGGAAAGGAAATCGAAATCGACATTGAACCCACGGATAAAGTGGACCGCATCAAGGAAAGGGTCGAGGAAAAAGAAGGCATCCCCCCTCAACAGCAGCGTCTTATCTTTTCCGGAAAGCAAAT GAATGACGACAAAACCGCACAGGATTACAAAGTGCAAGGAGGTTCAGTGCTTCATTTGGTACTGGCTCTTCGCGGCGGAAGTCCTTAG
- the LOC134218249 gene encoding KRR1 small subunit processome component homolog encodes MSDSESDANDQAGDIEHFSGPVENAWLLKIPEFKKEDNPQGLAEESSFSCLFPKYREKYVKECWPLVEKALDGHRLKAELDLIQGNMTVKTTRNTWDPFIILKARDLIKLLSRSVPFEQAVKVLDDEISCDIIKIKNLVRNKAKFVKRRNRLIGPNGCTLKSLELLTNCYVLVQGATVSAIGPYKGLQCVRKVVEETMKNIHPIYNIKALMIKRELMKDDKLKEENWERFLPKFQAKNTTKRKKPKEQKKKKEYTPFPPPLLESKVDKELASGEYFLTEDQKKAKRLQERREKEQKNSSIQKQRREKDFTAPDESKPKKTQANDKSNKVDVNALKSKIAKANKKAKFVK; translated from the coding sequence ATGAGTGATTCGGAATCTGACGCCAATGACCAAGCAGGGGATATCGAACATTTCAGCGGACCGGTGGAGAACGCGTGGTTGCTGAAAATACCAGAGTTCAAAAAGGAAGATAACCCTCAAGGGCTGGCTGAGGAAAGCTCTTTCTCCTGCTTGTTTCCGAAATATCGCGAAAAGTACGTTAAGGAATGTTGGCCCTTGGTAGAGAAAGCTCTCGACGGGCATCGCCTGAAAGCGGAACTAGACTTGATTCAAGGTAACATGACGGTAAAAACCACACGGAACACATGGGACCCGTTCATCATTCTGAAGGCGAGAGATTTGATCAAGCTGCTCTCCAGATCAGTTCCTTTCGAGCAAGCTGTGAAGGTTTTGGACGATGAAATAAGTTGCGATATCATTAAGATTAAGAACTTGGTACGAAACAAGGCAAAGTTCGTCAAAAGACGTAATCGATTGATTGGTCCAAATGGATGTACTTTGAAGTCGCTGGAACTGCTGACGAATTGTTACGTTTTAGTTCAAGGAGCCACAGTTTCAGCCATTGGACCTTACAAGGGACTGCAATGCGTCAGAAAAGTTGTCGAGGAAACTATGAAAAACATACATCCAATCTATAACATCAAAGCATTGATGATCAAACGAGAATTGATGAAGGACGACAAGCTGAAAGAGGAAAACTGGGAAAGATTTCTTCCTAAATTTCAAGCTAAAAACACAACTAAGCGAAAGAAGCCCAAGGagcagaagaaaaagaaagaatacaCACCGTTTCCTCCTCCATTACTGGAGAGTAAGGTCGATAAAGAGCTGGCTTCCGGTGAATATTTCCTCACGGAGGATCAGAAAAAGGCAAAGCGATTACAAGAACGGCGAGAAAAGGAGCAGAAAAATTCCAGCATTCAAAAGCAACGGCGAGAGAAGGATTTCACCGCTCCGGATGAGAGTAAACCCAAGAAGACCCAAGCTAATGATAAAAGCAACAAAGTTGATGTTaatgcgttgaaaagtaaaattgCTAAAGCAAATAAGAAAGCTAAATTTGTTAAATGA